In the Brassica napus cultivar Da-Ae chromosome A7, Da-Ae, whole genome shotgun sequence genome, one interval contains:
- the BNAA07G24940D gene encoding uncharacterized protein BNAA07G24940D, translating into MSILNEIVSVAVGFYKRIQALMSSDQSPPVETPLLHQEQPPPDEEDDDLSQTLQRLEMFLALLGFNQSSTRSLVLSWIVFLTIGLVLPVTVLELGHCKGCERYQNKSFELNIVVSQACLAGVSLLCVSHNLRKYGIREFLFVDQLSGRMGRLKDHYMQQISNSVKLLGLWSLICVVLKAVREIIRMLYVPHDQPWLSVFILLSMILSWTYLSTIFLAASSMFHLVCNLQVIHFEDYAKLLDEESEISFFIGEHTNLRRYLSKISHRFRIFLVLQFLVVTASQFTTLFQTTAYSGRITYINGGDFAVSAVVQVVGIILCLHAATKISHRAQAIASVASKWHALISCSSTDSTQIRASPSGVHLEATTNPPISFRISNSESDMESMDHYMRMPACNNSHFPSYMSMSSYHRRQAFVLYLQMNPGGITIFGWTVDRHLINTIFFIELSLVTFVLGRTVVFTSE; encoded by the exons ATGTCGATTTTGAATGAGATCGTATCCGTCGCCGTTGGTTTCTACAAACGTATTCAAGCTCTGATGTCTAGTGACCAATCACCACCCGTTGAAACTCCGTTGCTTCATCAAGAACAACCTCCGCCAGACGAAGAAGACGACGACCTCAGTCAAACACTGCAAAGGCTAGAGATGTTTCTGGCGCTCCTCGGGTTTAACCAGTCGTCAACGCGAAGCCTTGTCTTGTCGTGGATCGTGTTTTTGACGATCGGTTTGGTGCTTCCGGTGACAGTGTTGGAGTTAGGACATTGTAAAGGGTGTGAGAGGTATCAGAACAAGAGCTTTGAGCTCAACATCGTTGTCTCGCAGGCGTGTCTGGCTGGTGTGTCTCTGCTCTGCGTTTCGCATAACTTGAGGAAGTATGGGATTAGGGAGTTTTTGTTCGTTGATCAACTCAGTGGTCGTATGGGACGCCTCAAGGATCACTATATGCAGCAAATCTCG AACTCTGTGAAACTGCTTGGACTATGGTCGCTCATATGTGTTGTTCTGAAAGCTGTTCGAGAGATTATTCGGATGTTATATGTACCTCATGACCAGCCGTGGCTATCTGTTTTTATCCTCTTATCTATGATCTTATCATGGACTTACTTAAGCACTATATTTCTAGCTGCAAGCTCCATGTTTCATTTGGTCTGCAACTTGCAAGTCATTCACTTTGAAGATTACGCAAAGCTCTTAGATGAGGAGTCCGAAATCTCCTTTTTCATCGGCGAGCACACTAATTTGCGCCGTTACCTATCCAAAATAAGCCATAGGTTCCGCATCTTTCTGGTTCTGCAGTTTCTGGTTGTTACAGCTAGCCAGTTCACTACACTTTTCCAAACCACTGCGTACAGTGGGCGTATCACTTATATAAACGGTGGTGATTTTGCT GTCTCGGCGGTGGTCCAAGTTGTTGGAATCATATTATGTCTACACGCAGCAACGAAGATATCTCACAGAGCTCAAGCAATAGCATCAGTTGCAAGTAAGTGGCATGCGCTAATTTCTTGCTCATCTACGGATTCAACTCAAATAAGAGCTTCTCCGAGTGGAGTTCACTTGGAAGCCACCACGAATCCACCCATCTCCTTTCGGATTTCCAATTCAGAAAGTGATATGGAATCAATGGATCACTACATGCGGATGCCTGCTTGTAATAACAGCCACTTTCCTTCATACATGTCCATGTCTTCATATCACAGAAGACAAGCTTTCG TGTTGTATTTGCAGATGAATCCAGGTGGGATAACGATATTCGGATGGACAGTAGACAGGCATCTGATTAACACAATATTCTTCATTGAGCTCTCTCTTGTTACCTTTGTACTTGGGAGGACTGTAGTTTTCACTTCTGAATGA
- the LOC106410673 gene encoding lipoxygenase 6, chloroplastic-like: MFIASPVKTNLYGVGLVRSPAFPVLPRRLQHRVPLSRQVRAVISREEKAVDQEDEKSINRSVVYSSSPAFPWQRSKYTGTKTVMAVVKIRRKMREKLTERLGHQFELLMKAVGQGMLVQLVSEDIDPETGSGRRSLETPVLGLPKARNDPRNLEFTATFTVPTDFGKPGAILVTNLLSSEICLSEIIIRDGSDTILFPGNTWIHSRNDNPEGRIIFRSQPCLPSQTPAGIKELREKDLRSVRGNGKGERKPHERIYDYDVYNDLGDPRKKDRVRPILGGPERPYPRRCRSGRTLVSRDPPCESRGKDKEEFYVPRDEEFEDIKRDTFTAGRLKALFHNLVPSIAAALSNLDIPFTCFSDIDKLYKCDIVLRPTEPKDTGISGVFGGFVDGILNVGETLLKYDTPAVIKSDRFAWLRDNEFGRQALAGVNPVNIELLKELPIRSKLDPDIYGSQESALTEEVIAKEVLHYGMTLEQAFEEKRLFLLDYHDMLLPFVDKINSLKEDPRKTYASRTIFFYSKAGALRPLAIELSLPPTPDNDNKFVYVHGHDATTHWMWKLAKAHVCSNDAGVHQLVNHWLRTHASMEPYIIATNRQLSTMHPVYKLLHPHMRYTLEINARARKSLINGGGIIESCFTPGKYSMELSSAAYKSMWRFDMEGLPADLVRRGMAEEDASEECGVKLVIEDYPYAADGLLIWKAIKNLVESYVKHFYSDPKSIASDFELQAWWDEIKNKGHYDKKDEPWWPKLNTAQDLTEILTNMIWIASGQHAAINFGQYPFGGYVPNRPTLLRKLIPQENDPEYEMFMRNPQYSFLSSLPTQLQATKVMAVQETLSTHSADEEYLIDLKENQRRWFQDEEVVKYFSKFSEELEEVEKKINKRNKDKKLKNRTGAGMPPYELLLPTSPHGVTGRGIPNSISI, from the exons atgtttatagcGTCTCCGGTGAAAACGAACTTATACGGCGTCGGCTTAGTGAGATCTCCGGCGTTTCCCGTACTTCCACGTAGGCTACAACACCGAGTTCCTCTCTCCAGACAAGTTCGAGCTGTGATCTCGCGGGAAGAAAAGGCggtggatcaagaagatgagaAAAGTATAAACAGATCAGTCGTATATAGTAGCTCTCCTGCGTTTCCATGGCAGAGATCTAAGTATACAGGAACAAAAACGGTTATGGCGGTCGTGAAGATCAGGAGGAAGATGAGGGAGAAGCTAACCGAGAGGCTCGGGCATCAGTTTGAGCTTTTAATGAAAGCTGTCGGTCAAGGGATGTTGGTTCAGCTTGTTAGTGAAGATATAGATCCTG AAACTGGTTCAGGTAGGAGGAGTTTAGAAACTCCAGTGCTAGGACTCCCCAAGGCTCGGAATGATCCTAGAAACCTTGAGTTCACCGCCACCTTCACTGTACCGACTGACTTTGGTAAACCAGGTGCCATTCTTGTCACCAACCTCCTTTCCTCAGAGATTTGCTTGTCGGAGATTATCATCCGTGACGGAAGTGACACCATTCTCTTCCCTGGTAACACTTGGATCCACTCCAGGAATGATAACCCCGAAGGCAGAATAATCTTCAGAAGTCAA CCATGCTTACCTTCCCAGACTCCTGCCGGGATCAAAGAACTACGAGAAAAGGACTTGAGGAGTGTCCGTGGTAACGGAAAAGGCGAAAGAAAGCCTCATGAGAGGATCTATGACTACGATGTTTACAACGATTTAGGCGAtccacgtaaaaaagatcgagtTAGGCCTATTCTTGGTGGACCAGAGAGGCCGTATCCAAGACGCTGCAGGTCTGGCCGGACTCTCGTTTCAAGAG ATCCACCTTGTGAGAGCAGAGGTAAAGACAAGGAAGAATTTTATGTTCCAAGAGACGAAGAATTCGAGGATATCAAGAGAGACACTTTTACAGCTGGGAGATTAAAAGCTCTCTTTCACAACCTAGTCCCATCTATTGCAGCTGCATTGTCTAACTTAGACATTCCATTCACATGCTTCTCGGATATCGATAAATTATACAAATGtgacattgtcttgagacctacTGAACCAAAAGACACAGGCATTAGCGGGGTTTTTGGCGGTTTCGTGGATGGGATCCTCAACGTTGGGGAAACACTACTAAAATACGATACTCCTGCCGTTATTAAAT CTGACAGGTTTGCGTGGCTGCGCGACAATGAGTTTGGACGTCAGGCTCTCGCTGGTGTCAACCCTGTGAACATTGAGCTTCTGAAG GAGCTGCCAATTCGAAGCAAGCTTGACCCTGATATATATGGATCACAAGAATCTGCTCTCACAGAAGAAGTGATTGCTAAAGAAGTTTTACACTATGGAATGACTTTGGAACAG GCGTTTGAAGAGAAGAGGTTGTTTCTATTGGACTACCATGACATGCTCTTACCCTTTGTAGACAAGATAAACTCCCTCAAAGAAGATCCAAGAAAAACATATGCATCAAGAACAATCTTCTTCTATTCAAAGGCGGGTGCACTGAGGCCGTTGGCTATAGAGCTCTCGTTGCCTCCCACGCCGGATAACGATAACAAGTTCGTTTATGTGCATGGACATGACGCTACCACTCACTGGATGTGGAAACTAGCCAAAGCTCATGTCTGCTCAAATGATGCTGGTGTTCATCAACTAGTGAACCACTG GCTAAGGACTCACGCTTCCATGGAGCCATACATCATTGCTACCAACAGACAGTTGAGTACAATGCATCCGGTTTACAAGCTGCTTCACCCTCACATGCGCTACACGCTAGAGATCAATGCACGTGCACGTAAGAGTCTAATCAATGGAGGAGGAATCATCGAAAGTTGCTTCACTCCAGGAAAATACTCGATGGAACTAAGCTCTGCGGCATACAAGAGTATGTGGCGGTTTGACATGGAAGGACTTCCTGCTGATCTTGTTCGAAG GGGAATGGCAGAGGAGGATGCTTCAGAGGAATGTGGTGTGAAGCTTGTGATCGAAGACTATCCATACGCAGCAGATGGTCTTTTGATCTGGAAAGCAATCAAGAACCTAGTTGAATCCTATGTGAAACACTTCTACTCTGATCCCAAATCCATAGCCTCCGACTTTGAGCTCCAAGCTTGGTGGGATGAGATCAAGAACAAAGGTCACTACGACAAGAAAGACGAGCCTTGGTGGCCTAAACTCAACACAGCACAAGACTTGACCGAGATCCTAACCAACATGATATGGATCGCCTCGGGACAACACGCAGCCATCAACTTTGGTCAGTACCCGTTCGGAGGGTACGTCCCGAACCGACCTACGCTGTTGAGGAAACTTATACCACAAGAAAACGATCCGGAGTACGAAATGTTCATGAGAAACCCTCAGTACAGCTTCCTAAGCTCTTTGCCGACACAACTGCAAGCAACGAAAGTGATGGCGGTGCAAGAGACGCTCTCGACGCATTCCGCTGACGAAGAGTACTTGATCGACCTGAAAGAGAATCAGAGACGTTGGTTTCAAGATGAGGAAGTGGTTAAGTATTTTAGCAAGTTTTCGGAGGAGCTTGAGGAGGtagagaagaagataaacaaGAGAAACAAAGATAAGAAACTGAAGAACAGAACAGGTGCTGGGATGCCTCCTTACGAGCTACTTCTACCTACTTCACCACATGGAGTCACTGGCCGTGGTATTCCAAATAGCATTTCCATATAG